The Tripterygium wilfordii isolate XIE 37 chromosome 4, ASM1340144v1, whole genome shotgun sequence genome has a window encoding:
- the LOC119996985 gene encoding polygalacturonase-like, which translates to MAAYTYILVSFVLLFTYSHSPLLAFGASQYNVVTYGARPDGKTDSTPAFVASWVKACGSKGPANIYVPKGRFFVRNVVFNGPCKNSAIVVQIDGTLVAPSDLNAANWVMFRDVNGVTVSGGMMDGQGASLWACKASGKKSCRRGATSLEFENSNNIVIAGLTSLNSQLFHIVINDCHNVKVQGVKVSAAGNSPNTDGVHVQGSTDVTILNSKIATGDDCVSVGPGTTNLWIENIACGPGHGISIGSLGKDFQEAGVQNVTVTSVQFIGTENGVRIKSWGRPSNGFARNILFQHCTMTNVDNPIVIDQNYCPDEKNCPGQASGVKISDVAYLDIHGSSATEVAVKLDCSKKYACSGIKMEDVKLTYKNQVAHASCVNADGSSSGIVEPSSCLL; encoded by the exons ATGGcagcatatacatatatacttgtCTCATTTGTGCTTCTCTTTACATACTCTCATTCACCCTTGTTAGCATTTGGGGCTTCACAATACAATGTGGTCACGTATGGAGCCAGACCAGATGGCAAGACTGACTCCACACCGGCCTTTGTTGCTTCATGGGTCAAGGCCTGTGGCTCCAAAGGTCCAGCCAACATTTATGTCCCTAAAGGAAGGTTCTTTGTTCGCAATGTGGTGTTCAATGGTCCTTGCAAGAATTCTGCCATTGTTGTCCAAATTGATGGTACATTGGTGGCTCCTTCTGACTTGAATGCGGCCAATTGGGTCATGTTTAGGGATGTCAATGGGGTTACTGTATCCGGCGGCATGATGGACGGCCAAGGTGCTTCCTTGTGGGCTTGCAAGGCTTCCGGGAAGAAAAGTTGCCGCAGAGGCGCTACG TCATTGGAGTTCGAAAATTCAAACAACATTGTGATTGCTGGATTAACATCCTTAAATAGCCAACTATTCCACATTGTCATCAATGACTGTCACAACGTGAAAGTGCAAGGAGTGAAGGTTTCTGCCGCCGGAAATAGTCCCAACACTGATGGCGTTCACGTTCAAGGATCAACTGACGTTACAATATTGAATTCCAAAATTGCTACAGGCGACGATTGTGTCTCGGTCGGTCCAGGCACCACCAACCTTTGGATCGAGAACATCGCTTGCGGTCCTGGCCATGGCATTAG CATTGGAAGTTTGGGGAAAGACTTTCAAGAGGCAGGGGTTCAGAATGTGACAGTCACAAGTGTTCAATTTATTGGTACAGAGAATGGAGTGAGAATCAAGTCATGGGGAAGACCCAGCAATGGTTTTGCAAGGAACATATTGTTCCAACATTGCACCATGACCAATGTTGACAACCCGATCGTTATCGACCAGAATTACTGCCCCGACGAAAAGAATTGTCCCGGACAG GCTTCTGGGGTGAAAATAAGCGATGTGGCATACCTAGACATCCATGGCTCATCAGCGACGGAGGTTGCGGTTAAATTGGATTGTAGCAAGAAGTACGCATGTAGTGGTATTAAAATGGAAGATGTGAAGCTTACTTACAAGAACCAAGTAGCTCATGCCTCTTGTGTTAATGCTGATGGATCCTCTTCTGGTATAGTTGAGCCCTCAAGCTGTTTGCTGTAG
- the LOC119996240 gene encoding probable receptor-like serine/threonine-protein kinase At5g57670, which translates to MKYMRTNSLKRLFSRKRLSFGDEFANPSTSIEEGDHHSERPTWKCFSFEEIFDATNGFRPENLVGKGGYAEVYRGLLSDGEEIAVKRLTKASSTTDERKEKDFLMEIGTIGHVCHPNVLSLLGCCIDNGLYLIFSFSSRGTVASLLHDDKFPVVDWKIRYKIAIGTAGGLHYLHKVCQRRIIHRDIKSSNILLTGDFEPQISDFGLAKWLPSQWTHHSIAPIEGTFGHLAPEYFMHGIVDEKTDVFAFGVFLLEIISGRKPVDGTHQSLHSWAKPVLKQGDVEKLADPRLGGAYDVNQFKRLAIAASLCIRQSSVWRPTMSEVLEIMLEGMVDEQRWKIPAEEEEENEEFWGFEDLEYDDEDDDCDSNSSSITSPEDSILSATSSWPQIVN; encoded by the exons ATGAAATACATGAGAACCAACAGCCTCAAACGGCTTTTCTCGAGGAAACGGCTCAGTTTTGGAGATGAATTTGCAAATCCGAGCAcctccattgaagaaggagacCACCATTCTGAAAGACCCACTTGGAAATGCTTCTCCTTTGAAGAAATCTTTGATGCCACAAATGGGTTTCGTCCAG AGAACTTGGTGGGAAAAGGAGGCTATGCGGAGGTGTACAGGGGATTGTTGAGTGATGGAGAAGAAATTGCAGTGAAGAGACTCACAAAAGCTTCATCTACCACTGATGAGAGGAAAGAGAAGGATTTCTTGATGGAAATTGGAACAATTGGTCATGTTTGTCACCCAAATGTTTTGTCTCTGCTTGGCTGTTGCATTGACAATGGACTTTATCTGATTTTCAGCTTCTCTTCTAGAGGCACTGTTGCTTCCCTTCTCCATG ATGATAAGTTCCCGGTTGTGGATTGGAAAATAAGGTACAAGATTGCAATTGGGACTGCCGGAGGCCTCCATTACTTGCACAAAGTCTGTCAAAGAAGAATAATCCACCGAGACATCAAGTCTTCAAACATTCTTCTAACTGGAGATTTTGAACCGCAG ATATCCGATTTTGGGCTCGCAAAGTGGCTGCCCTCTCAATGGACTCACCATTCAATCGCTCCCATTGAAGGAACATTTGG CCATTTAGCACCAGAGTACTTCATGCATGGAATTGTGGATGAGAAGACCGATGTTTTCGCTTTCGGTGTCTTCCTACTAGAGATCATCTCAGGCCGAAAACCGGTCGATGGTACTCACCAAAGCTTGCACAGCTGG GCAAAGCCAGTGTTGAAACAAGGGGATGTGGAAAAGCTGGCAGATCCAAGGCTTGGAGGGGCCTATGATGTTAACCAATTTAAAAGACTTGCCATTGCAGCCTCTCTCTGCATCCGACAGTCTTCGGTTTGGCGCCCTACCATGAGCGAG GTATTGGAGATAATGCTAGAAGGGATGGTTGATGAACAAAGATGGAAAATACCGgccgaagaggaagaagagaatgaaGAATTCTGGGGTTTTGAAGATTTAGaatatgatgatgaagatgatgactgTGACTCTAATTCATCCTCAATTACCTCCCCTGAAGATTCAATTCTCTCTGCAACAAGCTCCTGGCCTCAAATAGTTAATTAG
- the LOC119996984 gene encoding serine carboxypeptidase-like 17 has product MAESHCERIWVFRLVLNVMLFSGLVASGAIVTRLPGFNGDLPFSLETGYIGVGESEESQLFYYFVKSGRSPTLDPLVLVLTGGPGCSALSPFFYVNGPLMFDYAHFNGSLPPLELSPYSWSQNANIIYVDAPAGTGFSYSTTKDNYYVDDHKIVKVFYQFLRKWLVEHPQYLKNQLFIFGDSYNGLTLPILVQDILNGNEAGLKPHMNLKGYILGNPGTDSFIDDNSRLTFAHRLALIPTELYEYAKATCNGDFVNIDAKNTECVSSIDEYQKLIFQTNVMHVLEPTCQVEAPAKGMPIETLTISHDHQSPEATSNCDEYEKQQHVLEQICQVEPPSEGRQSENPEPNLIFSNSRGSTSNWCRDNDRLLSTIWANDKSVQEALHVRENTITAWKRCNVSLAYTRNIMSTFAYHHNLTNQSIRVLIYSGDHDLTVPYIGTQNWIHSLNLTKNERWRAWFVDGQVGGYTERFSRGDYRLTFATVKDGGHAAPEYKRKECFQMVDRFLNYYPL; this is encoded by the exons GTGGCTTCAGGAGCCATCGTCACCAGATTACCTGGTTTTAATGGCGATCTTCCTTTCTCACTCGAAACCGG TTATATTGGTGTAGGTGAGTCGGAGGAGTCACAGCTCTTCTACTATTTTGTCAAGTCGGGAAGAAGCCCAACACTAGACCCTCTGGTGCTTGTGCTCACAGGAGGTCCTGGTTGTTCAGCCCTCTCTCCATTTTTTTACGTAAAtg gTCCGTTAATGTTTGATTATGCTCATTTTAATGGAAGCTTACCGCCCCTTGAGCTAAGCCCATATTCATGGTCACAG AACGCCAACATAATATATGTGGATGCACCGGCGGGCACCGGATTCTCATACTCAACGACAAAAGATAATTACTATGTTGATGACCACAAAATTGTGAAAGTATTCTATCAGTTTCTGAGAAAG TGGCTGGTTGAGCACCCTCAGTATCTGAAAAATCAACTATTTATTTTTGGAGACTCTTATAATGGCCTCACTCTCCCAATATTAGTTCAAGATATCCTCAATG GTAATGAAGCAGGGTTGAAGCCACATATGAATCTAAAA GGGTATATCCTTGGAAACCCAGGAACAGACTCATTCATTGATGACAATTCAAGACTCACTTTCGCTCACAGATTGGCTCTCATACCAACTGAACTCTATGAG TATGCAAAAGCGACTTGCAATGGCGATTTCGTAAATATAGACGCAAAAAACACCGAATGTGTGTCATCCATTGATGAGTACCAGAAG ttgATTTTCCAAACAAATGTGATGCACGTATTGGAACCCACCTGCCAAGTTGAAGCACCAGCAAAGGGAATGCCAATTGAAACACTAACAATATCACATGATCATCAGTCTCCAGAAGCAACCTCCAATTGCGATGAATATGAGAAG CAGCAGCACGTATTGGAACAAATCTGCCAAGTCGAACCACCATCAGAAGGAAGACAAAGTGAAAACCCTGAACCAAATCTTATCTTCTCTAATTCTCGTGGTTCTACTTCTAATTGGTGTCGG GATAATGATCGTTTGCTCTCTACGATTTGGGCTAATGATAAAAGTGTCCAAGAAGCACTCCATGTGAGAGAG AACACAATCACAGCGTGGAAGAGGTGCAATGTCAGTCTAGCCTACACAAGGAATATCATGAGCACTTTTGCTTATCATCATAATCTAACCAACCAAAGCATAAGAGTTCTAATTTACAG TGGGGATCATGACTTGACTGTTCCATACATTGGGACACAAAACTGGATCCATTCACTCAATTTGACTAAGAACGAACGTTGGAGGGCCTGGTTTGTAGATGGTCAAGTTGGAGG ATACACAGAGAGGTTTTCAAGAGGTGACTACAGGCTCACATTTGCGACAGTGAAG GATGGTGGTCACGCAGCTCCGGAGTACAAACGCAAGGAATGCTTTCAAATGGTTGATCGTTTCCTCAATTATTACCCTCTCTAA